The following proteins are co-located in the Pedobacter frigiditerrae genome:
- a CDS encoding Gfo/Idh/MocA family oxidoreductase: MKLKLGILGLGEGRSTISAALASKSYELVTMSDLSEEACKARAKEFDFHHYTTNYQQMLDNKEIDVIAIYTPDHLHAEHIKQALLHGKHVICTKPFIDDLAKAKELLEISKQSGKKIFVGQSSRFFEPAKRQRKDFEEGLIGELITIEAQYHADHRWFLEKGWSLKQSFKWLYGGLSHPVDFIRWYLPNIEEVMGYGMLSSNGSKAGLKNQDTMHFIFKAKDGRIARVSGAYTGPTQPAYRDSGMSTILRCTEGASQADYHELRYAVTDKTGEEKIVVWGDATLKHYFRFEGQSHHAGEYQNYLEYFADSINNNTVAYPDLKEGIGTVALLQAMDRSLETGLPVKIDDILKEYNISKEEIGL, from the coding sequence ATGAAATTAAAACTAGGAATTTTAGGTTTAGGAGAAGGAAGAAGTACGATTTCTGCAGCATTAGCTAGTAAATCTTATGAGCTTGTCACCATGTCCGATTTAAGTGAAGAAGCCTGTAAAGCAAGAGCAAAAGAATTCGATTTTCATCATTACACTACCAATTATCAGCAAATGCTGGATAATAAAGAAATTGATGTAATTGCTATTTATACCCCAGACCATTTACACGCCGAACATATTAAACAAGCTTTGCTTCACGGTAAACACGTTATTTGCACTAAACCTTTTATTGATGATTTAGCTAAAGCAAAAGAATTATTAGAAATCAGTAAGCAATCTGGAAAGAAAATTTTTGTTGGACAAAGTTCACGTTTTTTTGAACCTGCAAAACGCCAGAGAAAAGATTTTGAAGAGGGATTAATAGGTGAATTAATAACTATTGAAGCGCAATATCACGCAGACCACAGATGGTTTTTAGAAAAAGGCTGGTCGCTAAAACAATCTTTTAAATGGTTGTATGGTGGTTTAAGTCATCCTGTGGATTTTATACGTTGGTACTTGCCAAATATCGAAGAAGTAATGGGTTATGGAATGCTGAGCAGTAATGGCAGCAAGGCTGGATTGAAAAATCAAGATACCATGCATTTCATTTTTAAGGCAAAAGATGGAAGAATTGCCCGTGTAAGTGGAGCTTATACTGGCCCAACACAACCTGCTTATCGCGATAGCGGAATGAGTACCATTTTAAGATGCACAGAGGGTGCTAGTCAGGCAGATTACCATGAATTGCGTTATGCAGTAACCGATAAAACTGGGGAAGAAAAAATTGTGGTTTGGGGTGATGCGACTTTAAAACATTATTTTCGTTTCGAAGGGCAAAGTCATCACGCTGGTGAGTACCAAAATTACTTAGAATACTTTGCAGATAGCATCAACAATAACACAGTTGCCTATCCAGATTTAAAAGAAGGAATTGGTACAGTTGCTTTACTACAAGCGATGGATAGGTCGCTAGAAACTGGTTTGCCAGTAAAGATTGATGATATTTTAAAAGAATATAATATTTCGAAAGAGGAGATAGGATTGTAA
- a CDS encoding L-rhamnose mutarotase, giving the protein MDWEGWQVGGAKNNMKEIRNSLKTRIQHLVVRGDTNHGGHPWFVSPRTKNFISTLFLIMYCLTSSAADIYVSLKGSDNNVGSKEKPFATLHSALRKARELRRLNDVAVKGGIRIIIENGVYKLDETIILKPEDSGTKDSPTQIISAQNAKVIFSGGLSIKGWRKVSTPIVGLPKEAIGNVWVAEAPSPAGRTLEFRQLWVNGNKATRARDRNGEIMNRILSWDFKNQTCRIPIPKNFNPKNIEGMEMVIHQWWAIANLRIKLAKVIGNAVELTFMQPESRIQSEHPWPAPWISKDGNSAFYLTNSIQFLDEQGEWFEDLRNHKIYYWAAKNEQMQNVDVVVPHLETLLKIEGTIDHPVANVSFKGISFEHSTWLRPAKQGHVPLQTGMFMLDAYKLQIAGTPDKKELENQAWVGRPPAAVEVSYATSTSFDSCKFEHLASTGLDYKKGTLNNLIRGNLFKDIGGSGILIGTFSDEAMEAHLPYNPKDQREISTNDRIENNLISNVTNEDWGTVGLGAGYVKGIKILNNEINEVSYSAISVGWGWTPTVNAMRNNVISGNKIHHYGKRMYDVAGIYTLSAQPESFITKNYIDSIYKAPYAHIPSHWFYIYTDEGTAYYTIRDNWTPAQKYLQNANGPGNIWQNNGNLVADSIKLNAGLQKKYQYLLKGKFVNKSAQPINLANQQVILELVFKSGTKPTEAVLNSFLKANQIPASSIYQWENRVVIYFATQTPAALQNKFQKQFSNAEVKLYDNMFYDFTRQRNCLLEPAKEWDHIILSANLVKDEKMQKEYLDEHATQFDKWPELSKGFCNADFQQLVIYRNGRQLMLVISIPKGANLDELNPKTTLNNPRVDEWNALMKKYQEGIEGTKKDEVWVFFKKIN; this is encoded by the coding sequence ATGGACTGGGAAGGTTGGCAAGTTGGGGGAGCTAAGAATAATATGAAAGAAATTAGAAACAGTTTAAAAACAAGGATTCAACATCTAGTAGTTCGTGGAGACACGAACCACGGCGGGCATCCTTGGTTCGTATCTCCACGAACCAAAAATTTTATCTCTACGCTATTTCTTATAATGTATTGCTTAACATCCAGCGCAGCTGATATTTATGTTTCCTTAAAAGGTTCAGATAATAATGTTGGAAGCAAAGAAAAACCTTTCGCAACACTACATTCCGCTTTGCGTAAAGCAAGAGAACTACGCCGTTTAAATGATGTTGCTGTAAAAGGAGGAATTCGAATTATAATTGAAAATGGAGTTTACAAACTTGATGAAACCATTATTCTAAAACCTGAAGATTCAGGCACAAAAGATAGTCCGACGCAAATTATTTCTGCTCAAAATGCTAAAGTGATTTTTAGTGGCGGGCTTTCAATTAAAGGTTGGAGAAAGGTGTCAACTCCCATTGTTGGTTTGCCAAAAGAAGCGATTGGGAACGTTTGGGTTGCCGAAGCACCATCGCCAGCTGGCAGAACTTTAGAGTTTAGACAACTTTGGGTGAACGGAAATAAAGCTACTAGGGCTAGAGATAGAAATGGCGAAATAATGAACCGGATTTTATCTTGGGATTTCAAAAATCAGACTTGCAGAATACCAATTCCTAAGAACTTCAATCCAAAAAACATTGAAGGAATGGAAATGGTTATTCATCAATGGTGGGCAATTGCAAATCTGAGGATTAAGTTGGCAAAGGTGATTGGAAACGCTGTAGAATTAACTTTTATGCAACCAGAAAGTAGAATTCAATCTGAGCATCCTTGGCCTGCACCTTGGATTTCAAAAGACGGCAACTCTGCTTTTTATCTAACTAATTCTATTCAGTTTTTAGATGAGCAAGGCGAATGGTTTGAAGACTTGCGAAATCATAAAATATACTATTGGGCTGCAAAAAATGAGCAGATGCAAAATGTAGATGTTGTTGTACCACATTTAGAAACATTGCTTAAAATTGAAGGAACGATAGACCATCCTGTAGCAAATGTTTCGTTTAAAGGTATTTCGTTTGAGCATTCTACTTGGTTAAGGCCAGCTAAACAAGGACACGTTCCATTACAAACAGGAATGTTTATGTTGGATGCCTACAAGCTTCAAATTGCAGGAACTCCTGATAAGAAAGAATTAGAAAATCAGGCTTGGGTTGGCCGACCACCTGCGGCTGTTGAAGTGAGTTATGCAACAAGCACGAGTTTTGATTCTTGCAAATTTGAGCATTTGGCATCAACAGGATTGGATTATAAAAAAGGTACACTAAATAATTTAATCAGAGGGAATCTCTTTAAAGATATCGGTGGCTCTGGAATATTAATCGGAACTTTTTCTGATGAAGCGATGGAGGCACATTTGCCTTATAATCCGAAAGACCAAAGAGAGATTTCTACAAATGATAGAATTGAAAACAACCTGATTAGCAATGTAACCAATGAAGATTGGGGCACAGTTGGATTAGGAGCTGGTTATGTGAAAGGAATCAAGATATTGAATAACGAGATTAATGAAGTTTCCTATTCTGCAATTAGCGTAGGTTGGGGTTGGACACCAACTGTTAATGCAATGAGAAATAATGTAATCAGTGGCAATAAAATCCATCATTACGGTAAAAGAATGTATGATGTTGCTGGGATTTATACTTTGTCAGCCCAACCTGAATCGTTTATCACAAAGAATTACATCGATAGCATTTACAAAGCACCTTATGCCCATATTCCAAGTCATTGGTTTTACATTTATACAGATGAAGGCACAGCTTATTACACCATAAGAGACAATTGGACACCAGCACAAAAGTATCTTCAAAATGCAAATGGACCTGGAAACATTTGGCAAAATAATGGCAATTTGGTAGCAGATAGCATCAAGTTAAATGCTGGTTTACAAAAGAAATACCAATATTTATTGAAGGGTAAATTTGTAAATAAATCAGCTCAGCCAATCAATTTAGCAAATCAGCAAGTGATATTAGAATTGGTTTTTAAATCTGGAACAAAACCAACAGAAGCAGTATTAAACTCATTTTTAAAGGCAAATCAGATTCCTGCTTCCTCAATTTACCAATGGGAAAATCGTGTGGTAATTTATTTCGCCACACAAACACCTGCAGCATTACAAAACAAGTTTCAAAAGCAATTCAGCAATGCCGAAGTAAAACTCTACGACAATATGTTTTACGATTTTACAAGGCAAAGGAATTGTTTGTTGGAACCTGCAAAGGAATGGGACCACATCATTTTATCAGCCAACTTAGTGAAAGATGAAAAGATGCAAAAGGAATATTTGGATGAGCATGCTACGCAATTTGATAAATGGCCAGAGTTGTCAAAAGGCTTTTGCAATGCTGATTTTCAGCAATTGGTTATTTACAGAAACGGTCGCCAATTAATGTTGGTCATCAGTATTCCAAAAGGAGCAAATTTAGATGAGTTAAACCCGAAAACAACGTTAAATAATCCAAGAGTTGATGAATGGAATGCTTTAATGAAAAAATACCAAGAAGGAATTGAAGGAACAAAAAAGGATGAAGTGTGGGTTTTCTTTAAAAAGATAAATTAA
- a CDS encoding sugar phosphate isomerase/epimerase family protein translates to MQVQDRRTFINSLALLTGSLVLPSGFLFAAAKKSKYKIAVIDLMILKRQKLSALQLTKEIGADGLEIDMGGLGDRETFDNKLADPKIRQEYLDKAKELNLEICALAMTGFYAQSFAKRPTYVKMIQDCLDTMKAMNVKVGFLPLGVQGDLVKNPELRQPIVERLKIVGKMAKKAGVVIGIETSLDAKGELALLNEIDSKAIKSYFNFSNAIKNGRDLHQELRILGRKNIIQIHATNEDGVWLENDPKIDLVKVKETLDDMGWCGWLVVERSRDAKQPTNVKYNFSANTAYLKKIFQPS, encoded by the coding sequence ATGCAAGTGCAGGATAGAAGAACATTCATCAATTCATTGGCTTTGCTAACAGGAAGCCTGGTGTTGCCTAGTGGATTTCTATTTGCGGCAGCAAAAAAATCAAAATATAAGATTGCTGTAATTGATTTAATGATTTTAAAACGGCAAAAGTTGAGCGCACTGCAACTGACAAAAGAAATTGGTGCAGATGGTTTAGAAATTGATATGGGCGGTTTGGGTGATAGAGAAACCTTCGATAACAAATTGGCCGACCCTAAAATTAGGCAAGAATATTTAGACAAAGCCAAAGAATTGAATTTAGAAATCTGCGCTTTGGCAATGACTGGTTTTTATGCGCAATCATTCGCAAAACGACCGACTTATGTGAAAATGATACAGGATTGCTTGGATACGATGAAGGCAATGAATGTAAAAGTTGGCTTTTTGCCTTTAGGCGTGCAGGGCGATTTGGTTAAAAATCCAGAGTTACGACAACCAATAGTAGAACGATTGAAAATTGTTGGCAAAATGGCTAAAAAAGCCGGTGTTGTGATTGGTATTGAAACTTCATTAGATGCAAAAGGTGAGTTAGCATTGCTGAATGAAATTGATTCAAAAGCTATCAAAAGTTATTTCAATTTTTCTAATGCAATAAAGAATGGAAGAGATTTACATCAAGAACTAAGGATTTTAGGCAGGAAAAATATCATTCAAATACACGCTACAAATGAAGATGGTGTGTGGTTAGAAAACGACCCTAAGATAGATTTGGTTAAAGTGAAAGAAACTTTAGATGATATGGGTTGGTGCGGCTGGTTAGTTGTTGAACGTTCTCGTGATGCAAAGCAACCTACAAATGTAAAGTACAACTTCAGTGCAAATACAGCTTATTTAAAAAAGATATTTCAGCCTAGTTAA
- a CDS encoding DUF4974 domain-containing protein: MRKIVNYIKLSPSLRAFSSKAKQSASVLGICNFPSLLADCFVSMKNRKLAMTSRALYFALSASLRAFSSKAKQSASVLGICNFPSLLADCFVSMKNRKLAMTSKALYFALSASLRAFSSKAKQSASVLGICNFPSLLADCFVSMKNRKLAMTSRALYFALFIILNLLSINQLSAQSGNTDNQYRKPLLQVLKDIETKFGVKIKYSDPQVKDKWVNYADWRFRTDVDQTLDNVLKPLDMKVNKEKDKVYKLKEYEYNRWDVKDGWAYLDTLATKYNDVASWEKRKALIKPQLYEALLLSPLPAKPNSKPIITPKRVFDGYTVENIAIEIMPGLYINGSLYKPLNYKGKIPVVLSPDGHWEKQRFRADCQTRCAMIAKMGAMAFSYDLFAWGESMLQFKYEDHRKALAQTVQTLGGIRILDYFTSLKETDTARIGISGGSGAGSHSILMTAMDTRIKLSAPVVAMSSYFYGGCPCESGMPIHFCAGGTDNVELAAMAAPRPQLIVSDGGDWTAETPQHDFPYLQKMYGYYGVSNKVENVHLPIEKHDFGINKRIALYDFLIKNFKLNAVAVKDKTGKYDESKVTIEPETALYVFGDKGQNLPKNAIIGFENLKKLFPNFKD, from the coding sequence GTGAGAAAAATAGTAAATTATATTAAACTAAGTCCGTCATTGCGAGCCTTTTCTTCAAAGGCGAAGCAATCTGCTAGTGTGTTGGGTATTTGTAATTTCCCATCGCTCTTGGCAGATTGTTTCGTTTCGATGAAAAATCGAAAACTCGCAATGACGAGTAGGGCATTGTATTTTGCCCTAAGTGCGTCATTGCGAGCCTTTTCTTCAAAGGCGAAGCAATCTGCTAGTGTGTTGGGTATTTGTAATTTCCCATCGCTCTTGGCAGATTGTTTCGTTTCGATGAAAAATCGAAAACTCGCAATGACGAGCAAGGCATTGTATTTTGCCCTAAGTGCGTCATTGCGAGCCTTTTCTTCAAAGGCGAAGCAATCTGCTAGTGTGTTGGGTATTTGTAATTTCCCATCACTCTTGGCAGATTGTTTCGTTTCGATGAAAAATCGAAAACTCGCAATGACGAGTAGGGCATTGTATTTTGCACTGTTTATAATACTTAATTTATTATCTATAAACCAACTCTCCGCACAAAGTGGAAATACAGACAATCAGTATAGAAAGCCACTTTTACAAGTGCTCAAAGATATTGAGACAAAATTTGGTGTTAAGATTAAATACAGCGACCCACAAGTAAAAGACAAATGGGTTAATTATGCCGATTGGCGCTTTAGAACTGATGTAGACCAAACTTTAGATAATGTGTTAAAACCTTTAGATATGAAGGTTAACAAAGAAAAAGATAAGGTTTATAAGCTTAAGGAATATGAATATAACCGATGGGATGTAAAGGATGGCTGGGCTTATTTAGATACTTTGGCAACGAAATACAATGATGTAGCAAGCTGGGAAAAACGTAAAGCATTAATTAAGCCTCAATTATATGAAGCATTATTATTATCGCCATTGCCAGCCAAACCAAATTCAAAACCAATTATTACACCTAAAAGAGTTTTTGATGGTTACACGGTCGAGAATATCGCTATCGAAATTATGCCTGGTTTGTATATCAATGGTTCATTGTATAAACCGCTAAACTATAAAGGTAAAATTCCAGTGGTTTTAAGTCCAGATGGGCATTGGGAAAAACAACGTTTTCGTGCAGATTGCCAGACTCGTTGTGCCATGATTGCCAAGATGGGAGCAATGGCATTTAGTTACGATTTGTTTGCTTGGGGCGAATCTATGCTACAATTTAAATATGAAGACCACAGAAAAGCTTTAGCACAAACTGTACAAACTTTAGGAGGAATAAGGATTTTAGATTATTTCACTTCGTTAAAAGAAACTGATACAGCCAGAATTGGCATTAGTGGCGGTTCAGGGGCAGGAAGTCATTCTATATTAATGACGGCGATGGATACAAGAATTAAGTTAAGCGCACCAGTTGTGGCTATGTCATCTTACTTTTATGGCGGTTGCCCTTGCGAAAGCGGAATGCCAATTCATTTTTGTGCTGGCGGAACAGATAATGTGGAATTAGCAGCTATGGCAGCTCCAAGACCACAACTAATTGTGTCAGATGGTGGCGATTGGACAGCAGAAACTCCTCAACACGATTTTCCTTACCTACAAAAAATGTACGGTTATTATGGAGTTAGCAACAAAGTTGAAAATGTTCATCTGCCAATTGAAAAACACGATTTCGGAATAAATAAACGTATTGCATTATACGATTTTTTAATCAAAAACTTCAAGCTAAATGCAGTTGCAGTAAAAGATAAAACTGGTAAATATGATGAAAGTAAAGTAACCATCGAACCAGAAACTGCATTGTATGTATTTGGAGATAAAGGTCAGAACTTGCCTAAAAATGCAATAATAGGTTTCGAAAACCTAAAGAAATTATTCCCAAATTTTAAAGATTAA
- a CDS encoding sialidase family protein: MLKRKIYITLTLVFAVAIGANAQLEKWQKGIVKQEYLYDKAPFPSCHSATIVETPTGLVASYFGGTKERDPDVEIYISRFVDGKWLAPVSAANGIQPDGKRLPTWNPVLYQVPGGDLILFYKIGPKPSEWWGMMRTSKDGGITWSEATKLPNDNIGPVKNKPVLLSNGNLFAPSSKEGKGWRIHFEVTKDNGKTWRTIGPIDSNGMDAIQPSILQHKDGKLQILARSRNRSLVESWSTDNGETWSPLAKTNLPNNNSGTDAVTMKDGRQVLVYNHVLPPGELAKGPRTPLNVSISKDGKQWYAALILEDSPISQYSYPAVIQTSDGMLHFIYTWRREKIKHVVVDPSKLKLKKIENGVWPNMKGYKAPVLTETKNEEP, encoded by the coding sequence ATGCTAAAAAGAAAAATATACATCACACTAACCCTCGTTTTCGCGGTAGCGATAGGAGCAAATGCACAATTAGAAAAATGGCAAAAAGGAATTGTAAAACAAGAGTATTTATATGACAAAGCTCCTTTTCCATCTTGTCACTCTGCAACAATTGTAGAAACACCAACCGGATTAGTCGCATCTTACTTCGGCGGAACAAAAGAACGCGACCCAGATGTGGAAATTTATATTAGTCGTTTTGTTGATGGCAAGTGGTTGGCTCCAGTTTCTGCGGCAAATGGTATTCAGCCAGATGGCAAAAGATTACCAACTTGGAACCCTGTTTTATATCAAGTTCCCGGTGGCGATTTAATCTTGTTTTACAAAATCGGACCAAAACCATCTGAATGGTGGGGAATGATGAGAACTTCAAAAGATGGGGGTATAACTTGGTCTGAAGCAACTAAATTACCTAATGATAACATTGGCCCAGTAAAGAATAAACCTGTTTTATTAAGTAATGGAAATCTTTTTGCTCCATCAAGCAAGGAAGGTAAAGGTTGGAGAATTCATTTCGAAGTAACAAAAGACAACGGTAAAACTTGGCGTACCATTGGTCCCATTGATAGCAATGGTATGGATGCCATTCAGCCTAGTATTTTACAACATAAAGATGGAAAACTTCAAATTTTAGCAAGGTCAAGGAATAGAAGTTTAGTTGAATCTTGGTCAACTGACAATGGAGAAACTTGGTCGCCATTGGCAAAAACTAACTTACCAAATAACAACTCAGGAACTGATGCTGTAACGATGAAGGATGGGAGACAAGTTTTGGTTTATAACCACGTTTTGCCTCCCGGAGAATTAGCAAAAGGACCAAGAACACCATTAAATGTTTCCATTTCTAAAGATGGCAAACAATGGTATGCAGCATTGATTTTGGAAGATTCTCCAATCAGCCAATATTCTTATCCGGCTGTAATTCAAACTTCAGATGGAATGCTTCACTTCATTTATACTTGGAGAAGAGAGAAAATAAAACACGTAGTTGTCGACCCTTCAAAGTTAAAATTGAAGAAGATTGAAAATGGAGTTTGGCCTAATATGAAAGGTTATAAAGCACCAGTTTTAACTGAAACAAAAAACGAAGAACCGTGA
- a CDS encoding DUF3826 domain-containing protein, producing MKKIFVFTFLALAITFAKAQTSATADEENSKKAAEWVASLNLGDAQKEARVKEVVATHLTTIRNWHNAHPASTVPAGINPVTGNKLSDLDREIIADSAMPTTVHTALMDGLKKDLTPEQVEAILDKYTIGKVAFTMNGYKSIVPNLTADEEAKILGFLKQAREQAVDYKNMKQISAIFEIYKTKSEQFLNNNGRNWRTMYSDYTKKIKAEKEKKAKQ from the coding sequence ATGAAAAAAATATTTGTATTCACATTTCTAGCCTTAGCAATCACATTTGCAAAAGCACAGACATCAGCCACTGCTGACGAAGAGAACAGTAAAAAAGCTGCTGAATGGGTTGCGTCCTTAAATTTAGGCGATGCTCAAAAAGAAGCTCGTGTAAAAGAAGTTGTGGCAACTCATTTAACTACTATTAGAAATTGGCATAATGCACATCCAGCTTCTACTGTTCCAGCAGGGATAAATCCAGTTACTGGAAATAAACTAAGTGATTTGGACAGGGAAATAATTGCAGATAGCGCAATGCCTACAACAGTTCATACAGCTTTAATGGATGGTTTAAAGAAAGATTTAACACCAGAGCAAGTGGAAGCAATCTTAGATAAATACACCATCGGAAAAGTTGCTTTTACAATGAATGGTTACAAATCTATCGTTCCAAATTTAACAGCTGATGAAGAAGCTAAAATTCTAGGATTTTTAAAACAAGCTCGTGAACAAGCAGTTGACTATAAAAATATGAAACAGATTTCGGCGATTTTCGAAATCTATAAAACTAAATCAGAGCAATTTTTAAATAACAATGGTCGCAATTGGAGAACAATGTATAGCGATTACACTAAAAAGATTAAGGCTGAGAAAGAGAAAAAAGCTAAACAGTAA
- a CDS encoding glycoside hydrolase family 78 protein: MNLKIYIVLFSILLLPFQKMAPQVSLQNTNVEMLVNPMGIDVVKPRFGWNIVSTERNVMQTAYQILVASSAEKLNANEGDLWDSGKVNEQESILVAYKGAELKSRMRCYWKVKVWTNNGQSEWSANNSFTMGLLYYKDWPKGWIGFDRAFPWDNMKTDSRLSARYYRKEFQSAKQVKYATASIVGLGLYELYINGKKVGNDVLTPTPTDYTKNVKYNTYDVTEHLKSGKNAIGAILGNGRFFAMRQNEKPYKIKTFGFPKMLMNINIVYTDGTTTNIDTDDSWKGTADGPIRTNNEYDGEEYDATKEFAGWNNVGFDDSKWLKAEFVQEPTGTIEAQMNENIKVMNTLKPVSIKKLSGGRFILDMGQNMVGWLQIKVKGSKGKQIKLRFAESLQDNGELFTANLRNAKNTDLYTIKGTEQETWEPTFVYRGFRYVELTGYTYQPALADFTGKMIYDNIKTVGTFETSDALTNQIFKNAWWGIAGNYKGIPIDCPQRNERQPWLGDRGAVAFGESFVFDNGRFYTKWLQDIRNSQKEDGAIPDVAPAFWRYYSDNMTWPGTILLITEMVYNQTGDVNAVKDNYPAMKKWLSYMKERYMKDYILTKDSYGDWCMPPVTIEAGRGKSADKKYPSELISTAYYYHFMQLMIQFAKVSGNESDVATFEVLGQKIKEAFNQKYYNEKGYYGTNVLTDNIIPLYFKMVPEKQVDKVFKNIVYTIEVTNKGHLSNGLVGIQWLMRCLNDYGRPDLAYTVATKKTYPSWGYMIENGATTIWELWNGNTSDPKMNSQNHVMMLGDLLTWYYENLAGIKAASPGFKKIVMKPEMIAGLDHVNASYQSVHGLIKSSWKKSAKQFNWTITVPPNTTALVYLPANEGDVVAEQNIKDLKLIKNENGRAVYEIGSGDYSFIVKKKAP; encoded by the coding sequence ATGAACCTAAAAATATATATCGTACTGTTTAGCATTCTCCTGTTGCCGTTTCAAAAGATGGCACCACAGGTGAGTTTGCAAAATACCAATGTCGAAATGTTGGTCAACCCGATGGGTATTGATGTGGTTAAGCCAAGGTTTGGTTGGAACATTGTTTCAACGGAACGTAATGTTATGCAAACTGCTTATCAGATTTTGGTTGCGTCATCTGCTGAGAAATTAAATGCCAACGAAGGTGATTTATGGGATTCGGGTAAAGTAAATGAACAAGAATCAATACTAGTCGCTTATAAAGGAGCAGAGTTAAAAAGCAGAATGCGCTGTTATTGGAAAGTTAAAGTATGGACAAACAATGGACAAAGCGAATGGTCGGCAAATAATTCGTTTACAATGGGTTTGCTTTATTATAAAGATTGGCCAAAAGGATGGATTGGATTTGATAGGGCTTTTCCTTGGGATAATATGAAAACTGATTCACGATTGTCGGCAAGATATTATAGAAAGGAATTTCAAAGTGCTAAACAAGTTAAATATGCAACTGCATCTATTGTTGGTTTAGGTTTGTATGAGCTTTATATCAATGGTAAAAAGGTAGGTAATGACGTTTTAACACCAACACCAACAGATTATACTAAGAATGTGAAGTACAATACTTACGATGTAACTGAACACCTTAAAAGTGGCAAAAATGCTATCGGAGCGATATTAGGCAATGGTCGTTTCTTCGCCATGCGCCAAAATGAAAAACCTTATAAAATCAAAACATTTGGTTTCCCTAAAATGCTAATGAACATCAATATTGTTTATACGGATGGCACAACAACTAATATCGATACAGATGATAGTTGGAAAGGCACGGCCGATGGACCAATTAGAACCAACAATGAATATGATGGTGAAGAATATGACGCCACCAAAGAATTTGCTGGATGGAACAATGTTGGTTTTGACGATAGTAAATGGTTAAAAGCAGAATTTGTACAAGAGCCTACTGGAACTATCGAAGCTCAAATGAATGAGAATATCAAGGTAATGAATACCTTAAAGCCTGTTTCTATAAAGAAATTATCAGGTGGAAGGTTTATTCTCGATATGGGTCAGAATATGGTGGGTTGGTTGCAAATCAAAGTAAAAGGTTCAAAAGGAAAACAAATTAAACTTCGTTTCGCAGAATCATTGCAAGACAATGGGGAACTTTTTACAGCCAATCTTCGCAATGCGAAAAACACCGATTTATATACAATTAAAGGCACTGAACAAGAAACTTGGGAGCCAACATTTGTTTATCGTGGATTTAGATATGTAGAATTAACCGGTTATACTTATCAACCAGCATTAGCCGATTTTACTGGCAAGATGATTTATGATAACATCAAAACAGTTGGAACATTTGAAACATCGGATGCTTTGACCAATCAGATTTTTAAAAATGCTTGGTGGGGAATTGCTGGTAACTACAAAGGTATCCCGATAGATTGTCCGCAAAGAAATGAGCGCCAACCTTGGTTGGGTGATAGAGGAGCAGTTGCATTTGGCGAGAGTTTTGTGTTTGACAATGGCAGATTTTACACCAAATGGTTGCAAGACATCAGAAATTCTCAAAAAGAAGATGGCGCTATTCCTGATGTTGCACCTGCTTTTTGGCGTTATTACAGCGATAATATGACTTGGCCAGGAACAATTTTGCTCATCACCGAAATGGTTTACAATCAAACTGGAGATGTAAATGCTGTTAAAGATAATTATCCTGCCATGAAAAAATGGTTAAGCTACATGAAGGAGAGATATATGAAAGATTATATCTTAACCAAAGATAGCTATGGCGATTGGTGTATGCCACCTGTAACCATTGAGGCTGGAAGAGGTAAAAGTGCAGATAAAAAATATCCCTCAGAATTAATTTCAACTGCTTACTATTATCATTTTATGCAATTGATGATTCAGTTTGCCAAAGTTTCGGGTAATGAAAGCGATGTGGCAACATTTGAAGTGCTTGGTCAAAAAATCAAGGAGGCTTTTAATCAAAAATATTATAACGAAAAAGGCTATTATGGAACTAATGTGCTAACTGATAACATCATTCCGCTGTATTTTAAAATGGTGCCTGAGAAACAAGTGGATAAGGTTTTTAAAAATATTGTTTACACTATTGAAGTAACCAACAAAGGACATTTGAGCAACGGTTTGGTAGGTATTCAATGGTTAATGCGTTGTTTAAACGATTACGGCAGACCAGATTTAGCTTATACAGTCGCTACTAAAAAGACTTACCCATCTTGGGGATATATGATTGAGAATGGCGCAACAACCATTTGGGAATTATGGAATGGAAACACCTCTGACCCAAAAATGAACTCTCAAAATCATGTGATGATGTTAGGCGATTTGTTAACATGGTACTATGAGAATTTGGCAGGAATAAAAGCGGCTTCACCAGGATTTAAAAAGATAGTGATGAAACCTGAAATGATTGCTGGATTAGATCATGTAAATGCATCTTATCAATCTGTTCATGGATTGATTAAAAGCAGTTGGAAAAAATCTGCAAAACAGTTTAACTGGACAATTACTGTTCCGCCAAATACAACTGCGTTAGTTTATTTACCGGCAAATGAAGGTGATGTGGTTGCAGAGCAAAATATTAAAGATTTAAAACTAATTAAGAATGAAAATGGAAGAGCAGTTTATGAGATTGGCTCGGGAGATTATTCGTTTATAGTGAAGAAAAAAGCCCCCTAA